The following proteins come from a genomic window of Musa acuminata AAA Group cultivar baxijiao chromosome BXJ1-7, Cavendish_Baxijiao_AAA, whole genome shotgun sequence:
- the LOC135678758 gene encoding profilin-like — MSWQTYVDDHLMCDIDDQRLTAAAILGHDGSVWAQSGSFPQFKPEEITAIMTDFDEPGSLAPTGLFLGGTKYMVIQGEPGAVIRGKKGTGGVTIKKTNLALIIGIYDEPMTGGQCNMVVERLGDYLYDQGF, encoded by the exons ATGTCGTGGCAAACGTACGttgatgatcatctgatgtgcgaCATCGACGATCAGCGTCTCACCGCCGCCGCCATCCTTGGCCACGACGGCAGCGTCTGGGCCCAGAGTGGTTCCTTCCCTCAG TTCAAACCTGAAGAGATTACTGCAATCATGACTGACTTTGATGAGCCTGGATCTCTTGCACCAACTGGATTATTTCTTGGTGGAACAAAGTATATGGTCATCCAAGGCGAGCCAGGTGCTGTTATTCGAGGGAAGAAG GGTACCGGTGGTGTCACTATTAAGAAAACCAATCTGGCTCTGATCATTGGTATATATGATGAGCCAATGACTGGTGGCCAGTGCAACATGGTTGTCGAGAGGCTTGGTGATTATCTTTACGACCAGGGTTTCTGA